The following are encoded in a window of Palaemon carinicauda isolate YSFRI2023 chromosome 31, ASM3689809v2, whole genome shotgun sequence genomic DNA:
- the LOC137625079 gene encoding uncharacterized protein encodes MSWANSSLAQLIPGPTYPWPNSSLAQLIPSPNSSSAQLSLGPTHPRPNSSPAQLIPGPTHPLSQLIPGLTHPWLNSSPAQLIPGPTYPRPNSSAAQLIPGPTHPWPNSSLAPWSNSSPAQLIPGPTHPRPNLSPAQLIPGPTYPRPNSSPAQLIPGPTHPWSNSSLAHWPNSSPAELIPGPTHPRPNSSLA; translated from the exons ATGAGTTGggccaactcatccctggcccaactcatccccggcccaacttatccctggcccaactcatccttggcccaactcatccccagcCCCAACTCATCCTCGGCCCAACTCAGCctcggcccaactcatccccggcccaactcatccccggcccaactcatccccggcccaactcatcccttat cccaactcatccctggcctaaCTCATCCCTGGctcaactcatccccggcccaacttatccccggcccaacttatccccggcccaactcatccgcggcccaacttatccccggcccaactcatccctggcccaactcatcccttgCCCCCTGGTCCaattcatccccggcccaactcatccctggcccaactcatccccggcccaacttatccccggcccaactcatccccggcccaacttatccccggcccaactcatccccggcccaacttatccccggcccaactcatccctggtccAACTCATCCCTTGCCCACTGGCCCAATTCATCCCCGGCcgaactcatccccggcccaactcatccccggcccaactcatccctggcctaa